The Homo sapiens chromosome 11 genomic patch of type FIX, GRCh38.p14 PATCHES HG152_PATCH genome contains a region encoding:
- the KRTAP5-5 gene encoding keratin-associated protein 5-5 produces the protein MGCCGCSGGCGSGCGGRGSGCGGCGSGCGGCGSGCGGCGSGCGGCGGCGSGCAGCGGCGSGCCVPVCCCKPMCCCVPACSCSSCGKGGCGSCGGSKRGCVSCGVSKGACGSCGGSKGGCGSCGGSKGGCGSCGGSKGGCGSCGGSKGGCGSYGCSQSSCCKPCCCSSGCGSSCCQSSCCKPYCCQSSCCKPYCCQSSCCKPCSCFSGCGSSCCQSSCYKPCCCQSSCCVPVCCQCKI, from the coding sequence ATGGGCTGCTGTGGCTGCTCCGGAGGCTGTGGCTCCGGCTGTGGAGGCCGTGGCTCCGGCTGTGGGGGCTGTGGCTCCGGCTGTGGAGGCTGTGGCTCTGGCTGTGGGGGCTGTGGCTCCGGCTGTGGAGGCTGTGGGGGCTGTGGCTCCGGCTGTGCGGGCTGTGGGGGATGTGGCTCCGGCTGCTGTGTGCCTGTCTGCTGCTGCAAGCCCATGTGCTGCTGTGTGCCAGCTTGttcctgctccagctgtggcaaAGGGGGCTGTGGCTCTTGCGGGGGCTCCAAGAGAGGCTGTGTCTCCTGTGGGGTGTCCAAGGGGGCCTGTGGCTCCTGTGGGGGGTCCAAGGGGGGCTGTGGCTCCTGTGGGGGGTCCAAGGGGGGCTGTGGCTCCTGTGGGGGGTCCAAGGGGGGCTGTGGCTCCTGTGGGGGGTCCAAGGGGGGCTGTGGTTCTTATGGCTGCTCCCAGTCCAGCTGCTGCAAGCCCTGCTGCTGCTCCTCAGGCTGTGGGTCATCCTGCTGCCAGTCCAGCTGCTGTAAGCCTTACTGCTGCCAGTCCAGCTGCTGTAAGCCCTACTGCTGCCAGTCCAGCTGCTGTAAGCCCTGTAGCTGCTTCTCAGGCTGTGGATCATCCTGCTGCCAATCCAGCTGCTACAAGCCCTGCTGCTGCCAGTCCAGCTGCTGTGTCCCCGTGTGCTGCCAGTGTAAGATCTGA